From one Thermatribacter velox genomic stretch:
- a CDS encoding HD domain-containing protein has translation MWWYGSFFAGLFHDLPEVTTRDIVSGVKAVLGKETVRKMELAEMERTIIPLLPEYVVPEMKFLLGILNGFEGERKIEVDEFSNRVFEGGISRPVEDIDSYCYKISRSNNIVPVNGVLLKKCDRLVAFAEAVYLQMHGITSSDLKEATRNLYKELNQEDELKGVVNYLYVRLEG, from the coding sequence ATGTGGTGGTATGGGAGCTTTTTTGCAGGACTTTTTCATGACCTTCCCGAAGTTACAACCAGAGATATAGTGAGCGGGGTAAAAGCAGTTTTGGGCAAGGAAACAGTCCGGAAAATGGAACTTGCGGAAATGGAGCGGACAATTATTCCTTTGCTTCCCGAATACGTTGTGCCAGAAATGAAATTTCTCTTAGGGATTTTGAATGGTTTCGAGGGAGAGAGAAAAATCGAGGTGGATGAATTCTCGAACCGTGTTTTTGAAGGAGGAATTTCAAGGCCTGTTGAGGATATAGATTCATACTGTTACAAAATCAGTAGGAGTAACAATATAGTACCAGTGAACGGGGTGCTTTTGAAAAAGTGCGACAGACTCGTTGCCTTTGCAGAAGCCGTGTATTTGCAAATGCATGGAATAACAAGCAGCGACCTTAAGGAAGCTACGAGAAACCTTTACAAAGAACTCAACCAGGAAGATGAATTAAAAGGCGTGGTAAACTATCTTTATGTGAGACTGGAGGGGTAA
- a CDS encoding class I SAM-dependent methyltransferase: MVEDGQIIVNEGIRACKAELCLLCGKIGTLLYSDLRDRLFGVEGTWSLMRCSKCDLVWLTPRPDTSDINKLYKGYYTHQFSSIPERGFAKGLRRAIKEKILQEELGYSINLQRDDLIVRLLSKMGLLKEIVVAGVMYLKAEERGKLLDVGCGNGQFLARMQELGWEVIGVEPDPKAVSIAREHFGLNVFQGTLEEIKFPDESFDAITMNHVIEHVSDPVRLLVECRRILRPGGKLVVATPNIKSLGTILFGKYCRNLEPPRHLFLFSADSLRACIEQAGLKAWRVWTVTKGARSIWSASCLLRKKQSPYSNDATQGFGMKVGGIVFWIFEYGMCKLGYMVGEEVVALVTK; this comes from the coding sequence GTGGTGGAAGATGGCCAAATCATAGTTAATGAGGGTATACGTGCTTGTAAAGCTGAGTTGTGCTTATTGTGTGGCAAAATTGGCACGTTGCTTTACAGCGATCTTAGAGATCGCCTTTTTGGAGTAGAAGGCACCTGGTCGCTCATGCGTTGTTCAAAGTGTGACTTAGTGTGGTTAACTCCACGCCCTGATACAAGTGATATTAATAAGCTTTATAAGGGGTATTACACACATCAGTTTTCAAGCATTCCAGAAAGGGGGTTTGCAAAAGGATTGCGCAGGGCGATAAAGGAGAAGATTTTACAGGAAGAGCTTGGTTACTCCATAAATCTGCAACGAGACGATCTGATAGTTCGACTTTTGTCTAAAATGGGTCTTCTAAAGGAAATCGTCGTTGCAGGTGTTATGTATCTTAAAGCCGAGGAGCGGGGTAAATTGCTCGATGTTGGATGTGGGAATGGGCAGTTTTTGGCCCGAATGCAGGAATTGGGTTGGGAAGTCATAGGTGTTGAGCCAGATCCTAAAGCGGTAAGCATTGCGAGGGAACACTTTGGATTAAATGTTTTTCAAGGTACGCTGGAGGAAATCAAGTTTCCTGACGAAAGCTTTGACGCTATTACCATGAATCATGTAATTGAACATGTTTCTGATCCTGTTAGATTGCTTGTTGAGTGTCGTCGAATTCTTAGACCAGGTGGAAAATTAGTAGTGGCTACGCCTAATATAAAAAGTTTAGGAACTATCCTCTTTGGGAAATACTGTCGTAATCTAGAGCCACCGCGTCACCTCTTTCTATTTTCTGCTGATTCATTGAGGGCATGCATCGAGCAAGCGGGGCTAAAAGCCTGGCGGGTTTGGACTGTAACAAAGGGAGCTCGTTCAATTTGGAGTGCGAGTTGCTTGTTGCGAAAAAAACAGAGTCCTTATAGTAATGATGCAACGCAAGGATTTGGCATGAAAGTTGGGGGAATAGTTTTTTGGATTTTTGAATACGGAATGTGCAAGTTGGGTTACATGGTAGGAGAGGAAGTAGTGGCATTAGTGACTAAATAA
- a CDS encoding flippase translates to MSENDNLSRPVSLVFHISSFTGNLLVRNAFLNFFGQVVPLLVGVVTIPLIVRILGTERFGLLSLVWIILGYFNVFDLGLGRATTKFVAEAVGKGKLNEIPRLVWTAVTTQAVLGVVGGVILIIITPFLVRHILNIPEELIGEAIVIIHLLAFSVPIVLVSGSFRGVLEAFQRFDLINAVRIPVSSLTYLLPLIGFFFGFGLPGIVVLILFARVFVLVAFVVLNLRLLPQLRKYSSSFSLFPRLFSFGGWVTVSSIVGPILVYLDRFMISSILSVSALAYYAAPYEAVTRLWIIPTSLTMALFPAFSTLSGSESRENLVILFARSIKYILLVLGPIVLVITLFAKEILHIWLGSDFAMESTVVLQVLALGVLLNSFAHVPFALLQGVGRPDLPAKFHLFELPIYIGSVWFLISKWGITGAAIAWALRIALDTCLLFVATFRGYKLSLRFFLSNGTVGKSLVLLLFGNAFYGLKVMTRDFSLFVQFVSFIALLVLFVWFVWRNILDASDKEVILGGIKSWWKMAKS, encoded by the coding sequence ATGTCTGAAAATGATAACCTTTCACGTCCTGTGTCTCTTGTGTTTCACATTTCGAGCTTTACAGGGAATCTTTTAGTTCGTAATGCATTTCTTAACTTTTTTGGTCAGGTTGTGCCTTTGCTTGTTGGAGTTGTAACTATTCCCTTAATTGTACGCATTTTAGGAACAGAACGGTTTGGACTTTTATCTCTGGTTTGGATAATTTTGGGTTATTTCAATGTTTTTGACTTGGGTTTGGGACGGGCTACTACCAAGTTTGTTGCTGAAGCAGTAGGTAAGGGAAAATTAAATGAGATTCCACGACTTGTTTGGACAGCAGTTACAACTCAGGCAGTATTGGGTGTTGTTGGGGGAGTCATTCTTATCATAATTACCCCTTTTTTGGTGAGGCATATTTTGAACATACCCGAAGAGTTAATTGGCGAAGCTATCGTTATAATCCATCTTCTTGCCTTTTCTGTTCCCATAGTTTTAGTTTCTGGCTCTTTCAGGGGGGTTTTAGAAGCATTCCAGCGATTTGATTTGATAAACGCAGTAAGAATTCCTGTCAGCTCTCTAACATACCTTTTACCCCTGATTGGATTCTTTTTTGGATTCGGTCTCCCGGGCATTGTAGTACTGATTCTCTTTGCCAGGGTTTTTGTCTTGGTTGCCTTTGTAGTGCTGAATCTTCGACTACTTCCCCAGTTAAGGAAATACTCGAGTTCTTTTAGTCTTTTTCCTCGTCTCTTTTCTTTTGGGGGATGGGTTACAGTGTCAAGCATTGTTGGTCCTATTTTAGTATATTTGGATCGTTTTATGATTAGTTCGATTCTCTCAGTATCTGCATTGGCCTATTACGCAGCTCCTTATGAAGCCGTGACCCGCCTCTGGATTATACCTACCAGTCTTACTATGGCGTTGTTTCCGGCTTTTAGTACTCTTAGTGGGAGTGAGAGTAGAGAAAACCTTGTCATTCTCTTTGCGCGTTCTATCAAATACATTCTCTTAGTGCTGGGTCCTATTGTTCTCGTGATAACGCTTTTTGCTAAAGAAATCTTGCATATATGGTTGGGAAGCGACTTTGCGATGGAAAGTACAGTTGTACTTCAAGTTCTTGCTCTTGGTGTGTTACTAAATTCTTTCGCTCATGTACCATTTGCATTGCTTCAAGGAGTAGGAAGACCTGATCTTCCAGCCAAGTTCCACCTCTTTGAGCTTCCCATTTATATTGGAAGTGTCTGGTTTTTAATTAGTAAATGGGGTATTACTGGGGCAGCTATAGCCTGGGCTTTGCGTATAGCATTGGATACTTGTTTATTGTTTGTAGCCACTTTTAGGGGATATAAGTTATCGCTTCGGTTCTTCCTGTCCAATGGTACGGTTGGTAAAAGCCTTGTTCTTTTGTTATTTGGTAATGCGTTTTATGGACTAAAAGTTATGACGAGAGATTTTTCACTGTTTGTCCAGTTTGTTTCTTTCATAGCCCTTTTGGTTTTGTTTGTCTGGTTTGTTTGGAGGAATATACTTGATGCTTCGGATAAAGAAGTAATTTTGGGGGGAATTAAATCGTGGTGGAAGATGGCCAAATCATAG
- a CDS encoding winged helix-turn-helix domain-containing protein, whose protein sequence is MQVVLDSLITSRTRVKLLLRFFLNPESTSYLRELAEEFGESTNAVRVELNRLEKAGILSSKRNGKTKLYQANQNHPLFPEIQSMVRKFTGIDRLIEEILAKLGHIHSAYITGDYAQGKDSGVIDLVVVGEVDEAYLRKLIDKAESFINRKVRYLVLREEELERFRETLKLDRAITLWRGK, encoded by the coding sequence ATGCAGGTGGTACTTGATTCTCTGATAACTTCCCGCACCAGAGTGAAGTTGCTTTTGCGCTTCTTTTTGAACCCGGAGAGCACGTCGTATCTGCGGGAGCTTGCTGAGGAATTCGGAGAGTCCACCAACGCGGTGCGAGTAGAGCTCAACCGCCTGGAAAAAGCAGGGATCTTGTCATCAAAAAGAAACGGAAAAACCAAACTTTACCAGGCCAATCAGAACCATCCCCTCTTTCCCGAAATTCAGAGCATGGTGCGCAAGTTCACCGGCATCGACCGCCTCATCGAGGAAATCCTTGCCAAACTCGGCCATATCCACTCTGCCTACATCACTGGTGACTATGCGCAAGGCAAGGACTCAGGGGTTATTGACCTTGTAGTCGTGGGAGAGGTGGACGAAGCCTATCTTAGGAAACTGATCGACAAAGCTGAATCCTTCATAAACCGCAAGGTCCGCTACTTAGTGCTCAGGGAAGAGGAACTTGAGCGCTTCCGAGAAACCTTAAAGCTTGACCGAGCGATAACTTTGTGGAGAGGGAAGTGA
- a CDS encoding DUF433 domain-containing protein — protein sequence MDLKERITTNPEILLGKPVIRGTRITVETILRKLAEGATFDELLEAYPSLHREDILAALAYSAEVLAGEELIVS from the coding sequence ATGGATCTTAAAGAGAGAATTACAACCAACCCTGAAATTCTTCTCGGGAAACCGGTTATTCGAGGAACACGTATTACTGTAGAGACCATTCTTCGTAAACTTGCAGAGGGAGCAACTTTTGATGAACTCCTTGAAGCATACCCCTCCTTGCATCGAGAGGATATCCTTGCTGCTTTAGCCTATTCTGCCGAAGTCCTTGCTGGAGAGGAGCTCATTGTTTCCTGA
- a CDS encoding type II toxin-antitoxin system HicA family toxin yields the protein MGCSKITPVDYRTLVKIFEFEGFRVVRQKGDHLIMTKPGVKRPLVIKTSPHKVPVTHILTNLRTAGISRERYFELLKLVG from the coding sequence GTGGGTTGCAGCAAAATAACGCCTGTTGATTACAGGACCCTGGTAAAAATTTTTGAGTTTGAAGGATTCCGTGTGGTGCGCCAAAAAGGTGATCATCTGATTATGACGAAACCAGGAGTAAAAAGGCCTCTGGTGATAAAGACCAGTCCACACAAAGTACCTGTGACTCACATTTTGACGAACCTTCGAACAGCCGGAATTTCCAGAGAAAGGTACTTCGAGCTTCTTAAGCTGGTTGGGTAA
- a CDS encoding type II toxin-antitoxin system HicB family antitoxin: protein MKHKVVYRAEFFREGNLYVGVVPELNVSSYGETLEEARESLREAVEAFLEECERMGTLEEVMEEAGFVLRGDTWFSRQPVVAELMTAG from the coding sequence GTGAAACATAAGGTAGTATACCGTGCGGAATTTTTTCGAGAAGGTAATCTGTATGTTGGCGTTGTTCCAGAACTCAATGTTTCAAGCTATGGGGAGACACTGGAAGAGGCCCGGGAGTCCCTTCGGGAAGCGGTAGAAGCATTCTTAGAAGAATGTGAGCGGATGGGAACTTTGGAAGAGGTTATGGAAGAAGCAGGCTTCGTTCTCCGCGGTGATACCTGGTTTTCACGACAGCCCGTGGTTGCTGAGCTGATGACTGCAGGGTGA
- a CDS encoding nucleotidyltransferase family protein — MRKTQVKALENIICVLKDHKKELAEQYRVSEIGIFGSYVKGKQHKKSDIDILVDFYQTPSLLQFIHLENYLTDLLGVKVDLVMKKALRKYIGQEILKEVIFL, encoded by the coding sequence ATGAGGAAAACGCAAGTAAAAGCCCTTGAGAACATCATATGTGTTCTTAAAGACCATAAAAAGGAACTGGCAGAGCAGTACAGGGTGAGTGAAATTGGCATTTTCGGTTCCTATGTAAAGGGAAAGCAGCACAAGAAAAGCGATATTGACATTCTGGTTGATTTCTATCAAACTCCCTCACTCCTTCAATTCATTCACCTTGAAAATTACCTCACCGACCTTCTTGGGGTTAAGGTAGACCTCGTCATGAAAAAAGCCCTAAGAAAGTACATTGGTCAGGAAATTCTTAAAGAGGTTATCTTCCTGTGA
- a CDS encoding DUF86 domain-containing protein — MKRRVIDFLEDILNECAYLMGRSQGMTYQDFVDNEDLKRAFLRSLEIIGEASKKVSMHIGRRYPEINWRDIAGMRDKLAHDYFGIDYEVVWKTIIEDIPTLFLQMKVVLEKESTDAK; from the coding sequence GTGAAACGCCGTGTTATCGACTTCCTTGAGGATATCCTTAATGAATGTGCCTACCTTATGGGGCGTTCCCAAGGAATGACGTATCAGGATTTTGTGGATAACGAGGACCTGAAAAGAGCCTTTCTTCGCAGTCTTGAAATCATTGGTGAGGCGTCAAAGAAGGTCTCAATGCACATTGGCAGAAGGTATCCCGAAATCAATTGGCGCGATATTGCTGGTATGCGTGACAAACTCGCCCACGATTACTTTGGCATCGACTACGAAGTCGTCTGGAAGACCATTATTGAGGATATACCGACTCTGTTTTTGCAAATGAAAGTCGTTTTGGAAAAGGAATCTACGGATGCTAAATAA